The genomic segment TCCGGGAGCCGCACATAGGCATGGACCGGCCCGGCATTGACGCGGAAGGGCCGCGGGGCGACGTAGGGGTTCTCGACACTCTCGGAGTGCGTGAGGAAGAGCGCAGAGCTGGCGTTGCCGGTCAGCATCCCCTCGCCCAGGCCCATGTTCGTCGTCGTGTCCAGGCAAACGCGGTCCCCCATGCCCAGCGGCCGCACCTCGACGATCTCCGCCACCTGCAGCTCCACCTGCTCCTCGCAGCCCTTGACGGCCTCGACCGTACGGCGCACCTCGGTCGGGTCATCCGTCACGAGGACCACCCCGGCCACCCCGGTCTCCAGCGTCTGCACGGCCGTCAGCGCCTCGGCGGCGTTGCGGACCGTGGCCATGACACGAGCGCCGGCGGCGATGATGTTCTCGAGAGGGATGATGGTCCAGTCGGGGGTCTCGACAATGACGAGGCCGGCCCGGCCCAGTTCGGCCGCGCGCTGCTCGTCGGCCTTGCTCTCGATGCGCACGCGCTGGACGTCCGTCAGGTCGCCATCAGGAGCGACGGTCGCGATGAGGCCCAGGGCCCTCGCGTCCGCGCTGCGTCCCTCCTCAAGGACGAGGCCGTCGGCCCCCGCCTCCAGGGCGGCCGTGACGAGCGACTTGTTCCAGGGGATGACTTGCACCCAGACGGTTCTCATGGTGACTCCGATGTGGGAACGGCGTCAAACGGCATCCTCACCCCTGCCCCT from the bacterium genome contains:
- a CDS encoding 3-dehydroquinate synthase II; its protein translation is MRTVWVQVIPWNKSLVTAALEAGADGLVLEEGRSADARALGLIATVAPDGDLTDVQRVRIESKADEQRAAELGRAGLVIVETPDWTIIPLENIIAAGARVMATVRNAAEALTAVQTLETGVAGVVLVTDDPTEVRRTVEAVKGCEEQVELQVAEIVEVRPLGMGDRVCLDTTTNMGLGEGMLTGNASSALFLTHSESVENPYVAPRPFRVNAGPVHAYVRLPEGRTAYLADLRSGDEVLLVNAQGQTRRANIGRVKTERRPLALVRARVGPDILDGPEITTILQNAETIRLVTPEGQPVSLVALQPGAKVLVALEEGGRHFGMKVTETISEK